From the Roseibium salinum genome, one window contains:
- the pcaD gene encoding 3-oxoadipate enol-lactonase, translated as MKIAKLSCVDLHWRDDGDPDGVPVVFANSLGTDLRLWDKVIDRLPAWGLRLIRFDKRGHGLSSCPASPYSLEDLAGDTEEFLEQIGVTSCLFVGLSIGGMIGQLLAARRPQLVKGLVLSNTGAKMGEAAMWQDRISRIRTGGIESLGDAILERWFSAGFRQSGEAIAWRNMLTRTPAEGYIGCCEAIAGTDLTALTSALRLPVLGIGGSEDLASPPDLVRATTALVPGSRYVEIEAAGHLPCVEQPDRFTGHLKTFFKEDLRVETI; from the coding sequence ATGAAGATCGCAAAGCTTTCCTGTGTCGACCTGCACTGGCGCGATGACGGCGATCCGGACGGTGTGCCGGTCGTCTTCGCAAATTCGCTCGGAACCGATCTGCGGCTCTGGGACAAGGTGATCGACCGGCTGCCCGCGTGGGGTCTGCGGCTGATCCGCTTCGACAAGCGCGGCCACGGCCTTTCCTCCTGTCCGGCCTCGCCCTATTCCCTGGAGGATCTGGCCGGGGACACGGAGGAGTTCCTGGAGCAGATCGGTGTCACGAGCTGCCTCTTCGTCGGCCTTTCCATCGGCGGGATGATCGGCCAGCTTCTGGCGGCCCGCCGGCCGCAGCTCGTCAAGGGACTGGTGCTGTCGAACACCGGCGCCAAAATGGGTGAAGCCGCCATGTGGCAGGACCGGATTTCGCGCATCCGCACCGGCGGCATCGAGAGCCTTGGCGATGCGATCCTGGAGCGCTGGTTCTCGGCGGGCTTCCGGCAGAGCGGAGAAGCGATTGCCTGGCGCAACATGCTGACGCGCACGCCGGCGGAGGGCTATATCGGCTGCTGCGAGGCGATTGCGGGCACGGACCTCACCGCCTTGACATCGGCCCTGCGCCTGCCCGTTCTCGGCATCGGCGGCTCCGAGGACCTTGCCAGCCCGCCGGACCTGGTGCGCGCCACCACAGCGCTCGTTCCCGGCAGCCGCTACGTGGAAATCGAGGCCGCGGGGCATTTGCCCTGCGTGGAACAGCCGGACCGGTTTACCGGCCACCTGAAGACGTTTTTCAAGGAGGACCTCCGTGTCGAAACGATATGA
- a CDS encoding lyase family protein has protein sequence MPVSLFSSTIHSGLFADEELMAFLGDASDIAHMVAFERALAKVQGKLGIIPQEAAQQILEKLQDATIDPGKLTAGTRSAGVPVPALVAELRKVSGEEAGQWLHWGATSHDVMDTAQALQAKACLAILAVRLAVVIDTLEAQSKHNGDLLLAGRTRSQVSTPVTLGYRIAQWAHPLIDAENALPDMQRSALKVQFGGASGINSAIAPNGSAVADALAEEFGLEAGPSWHVNRTPVLTLAAWLQQVCSGLAKMAGDLVLMGRTESAEVAAGSGGGSSTMPQKANPVQAETILVLNRIAIAAHAGLTAAADPAEERDGSKWPLEWMFLPQLILATGMALCHAQELADTLKPDPDRLAATLEANPEIMAETASFVLARNGVSRAQAKELVAEASRDDAPFAEALASISPVELDWQKALDPKEVIAPAKEMSARIFAKRVRRDRG, from the coding sequence ATGCCTGTTTCCCTGTTTTCCAGCACGATCCATTCCGGCCTCTTTGCCGACGAGGAGCTGATGGCCTTCCTCGGGGATGCCAGCGATATTGCCCATATGGTCGCCTTTGAGCGCGCGCTTGCAAAGGTGCAGGGCAAGCTCGGCATCATTCCGCAGGAGGCAGCGCAGCAGATCCTGGAGAAGCTTCAGGATGCGACCATCGATCCTGGCAAGCTGACCGCGGGAACCAGATCGGCAGGGGTGCCGGTTCCCGCCCTGGTCGCCGAATTGCGAAAGGTCTCCGGAGAAGAGGCCGGCCAATGGCTGCACTGGGGCGCGACCAGCCATGACGTCATGGACACGGCGCAGGCGCTCCAGGCAAAGGCCTGCCTCGCCATCCTCGCGGTGCGCCTCGCGGTCGTGATCGACACGCTCGAAGCGCAGAGCAAGCACAATGGCGACCTTTTGCTCGCCGGGCGCACGCGCAGCCAGGTCTCGACGCCAGTGACGCTCGGTTACCGGATCGCCCAGTGGGCGCATCCGCTGATCGATGCGGAAAATGCCCTGCCCGACATGCAAAGATCCGCACTCAAGGTGCAGTTCGGCGGTGCCTCGGGCATCAACAGCGCTATTGCACCGAACGGGTCCGCTGTAGCGGACGCGCTGGCGGAGGAATTCGGGCTTGAAGCAGGCCCTTCCTGGCATGTCAACCGGACACCTGTCCTGACGCTCGCGGCCTGGCTGCAACAGGTCTGCTCGGGCCTGGCCAAGATGGCGGGCGACCTCGTGCTGATGGGACGGACCGAGAGCGCCGAGGTTGCGGCCGGCTCCGGTGGCGGGTCGTCGACCATGCCGCAAAAGGCCAATCCGGTTCAGGCGGAGACCATTCTGGTCCTCAACCGGATCGCCATCGCCGCCCACGCCGGGCTCACGGCTGCCGCCGATCCGGCGGAAGAGCGGGACGGTTCGAAATGGCCGCTGGAGTGGATGTTCCTGCCGCAACTCATCCTGGCTACCGGCATGGCCCTCTGCCATGCACAGGAACTGGCGGACACCCTGAAACCCGATCCGGACAGGCTTGCCGCCACGCTGGAGGCCAATCCGGAGATCATGGCGGAGACTGCAAGTTTCGTGCTTGCCCGCAACGGCGTCTCGCGCGCGCAAGCGAAAGAGCTCGTGGCGGAAGCTTCCAGGGATGACGCGCCATTTGCGGAGGCCCTTGCAAGCATCAGCCCGGTCGAACTCGACTGGCAGAAGGCCCTCGACCCAAAGGAAGTCATCGCTCCGGCGAAGGAAATGTCGGCCCGCATCTTTGCCAAACGCGTGCGGCGGGACCGGGGCTAG
- the pcaH gene encoding protocatechuate 3,4-dioxygenase subunit beta — MKPGPFYQRDREWHPPALTPDYKTSVARSTQYSLISLETTVSEITGPVFGHNDIDPLDKDLIQNYAKPGESAIGERIILHGRVLDENARPIPNTLVEIWQANAGGRYRHRKDTYLAPIDPNFGGCGRTLTDENGYYYFRTVKPGAYPWRNWVNSWRPAHVHMSIFGTAFAQRLITQCYFEGDPLIPKCPIVNTIPDPEAIQQLIARLDMNATIPLDTIAYKFDIVLRGRRSTLFENRMEGN, encoded by the coding sequence ATGAAACCAGGGCCTTTTTATCAGCGGGACCGCGAGTGGCATCCGCCGGCGTTGACCCCGGACTACAAGACCAGCGTTGCCAGATCGACGCAATATTCGCTGATCAGCCTTGAAACGACGGTCAGTGAAATCACCGGACCGGTCTTCGGGCACAACGACATCGATCCGCTCGACAAGGACCTCATCCAGAACTATGCCAAACCGGGCGAGAGTGCGATCGGCGAGCGGATCATCCTGCACGGCCGCGTGCTGGACGAGAATGCGCGGCCCATCCCGAACACGCTGGTGGAGATCTGGCAGGCGAATGCGGGCGGCCGGTACCGGCACAGGAAGGACACGTATCTTGCTCCCATCGATCCGAATTTCGGTGGTTGCGGCCGCACGCTGACGGACGAGAACGGCTACTACTATTTCCGCACGGTGAAGCCCGGCGCCTATCCGTGGCGCAACTGGGTGAACAGCTGGCGGCCGGCCCATGTCCACATGTCGATCTTCGGCACCGCTTTCGCCCAGCGGCTGATCACCCAGTGCTATTTCGAGGGCGATCCGCTGATCCCGAAATGTCCGATCGTGAATACGATCCCGGATCCGGAGGCCATCCAGCAGCTGATTGCACGGCTGGACATGAACGCCACCATCCCACTCGACACCATCGCCTACAAGTTCGACATCGTGCTGCGCGGGCGCCGGTCCACCCTGTTCGAGAACCGCATGGAGGGCAACTGA
- the pcaQ gene encoding pca operon transcription factor PcaQ has translation MIDRRIKFRHIQCFIEIAQERSLKLAADKLSLTQPAISKTLKELEEIIGATLMTRNRAGIALTKQGKVFLHFAQISLASLQQGLDGVEKEGDARARLKVGALPSVAASFMPSVVREFSEMAPNVMLQIMDGPIGYLIERLKLGELDLVIGRLGHPAAMEGVSFTQLYSERVDLVVRKGHPLVKTPDLKKIVDWPVIYPPEGSAIRPLVERYMMANGVGEIPNRIETVSGAFGRVYTRRSDAVWIISSGVVQNEVADGHLVRLPFDSDITKGPVGLMTRPDTPPSAEEQVFRLAVQAVIDELGLTS, from the coding sequence GTGATCGACCGGCGGATAAAGTTCCGGCACATCCAGTGCTTCATCGAAATCGCACAGGAGCGCAGCCTCAAGCTCGCTGCCGACAAGCTCAGCCTCACCCAGCCGGCCATTTCCAAGACGCTGAAGGAACTGGAAGAAATCATCGGCGCGACGCTGATGACACGCAACAGGGCCGGCATTGCCCTGACGAAACAGGGCAAGGTGTTCCTTCATTTCGCGCAGATTTCCCTGGCGAGCCTCCAGCAGGGGCTGGACGGTGTCGAAAAGGAAGGCGATGCCCGTGCGAGGCTGAAGGTCGGCGCCTTGCCGAGCGTTGCCGCCAGCTTCATGCCGTCTGTGGTGCGCGAGTTCTCGGAAATGGCGCCCAACGTGATGCTGCAGATCATGGACGGCCCGATCGGCTACCTGATCGAGCGGCTGAAGCTGGGCGAGCTCGATCTGGTGATCGGGCGCCTGGGGCACCCGGCGGCCATGGAGGGGGTCTCCTTCACCCAGCTTTATTCGGAGCGGGTCGACCTGGTGGTCCGGAAAGGACACCCGCTGGTGAAGACGCCTGATCTCAAGAAGATCGTCGACTGGCCGGTCATTTATCCTCCGGAGGGCTCCGCGATCCGGCCGCTGGTCGAGCGCTACATGATGGCCAACGGTGTCGGCGAGATCCCCAACAGGATCGAGACCGTCTCCGGCGCCTTCGGCCGCGTCTATACGCGCCGGTCCGACGCGGTCTGGATTATCTCCTCAGGCGTCGTGCAGAACGAGGTCGCCGACGGCCACCTGGTCCGGCTGCCGTTCGACAGCGACATCACCAAGGGCCCGGTCGGCCTGATGACCCGGCCGGACACGCCGCCGAGTGCGGAGGAACAGGTTTTTCGGCTGGCGGTGCAGGCGGTGATCGATGAACTCGGGCTGACGTCGTGA
- a CDS encoding glycoside hydrolase family 43 protein — protein sequence MTVGINPILPGFNPDPSICRAGDEYFIATSTFEWYPGVQIHRSKDLVTWDLACRPLNRASQLDMRGNPDSGGIWAPCLSYADGRFWLVYTDVKRLDGNFKDAHNYIVTAPSIEGPWSDPVHVSSHGFDPSLFHDDDGSKWYLVLQWNHISNSVGGHPRHPAFDGILLQEWSESDGLIGKPKKIFSGSPHGLSEGPHLHKRGGWYYLTVAEGGTGYNHAVTMARSRSIDGPYELHPQTHLITAKDNPDWALQRAGHGQIVETPDGRVYHTHLCSRPLPGRFSPLGRETAIQKCVWREDDWLYLEDGGTLPQIDVPGLGAATARPPQRIERDFTGASLPQEFQWLRTPLPERLFTLTGSALRLIGRESVGSWYEQSLVARRQEHLTYRADTVLSAFDPETYQQAAGLTTYYNRHKFHFLAVSWSEQTGRCLTLLSCPGDWPDGKLSFPAEPVAIAEGPVELAVDVDGLRQQFFWRQQGAGWQTFGPELDAGVISDEGGRGEHGSFTGAFVGMLAFDITGHGKTADFSRFSYAPEGS from the coding sequence ATGACGGTTGGTATTAATCCCATCCTGCCGGGCTTCAACCCGGATCCCTCGATCTGCCGGGCGGGCGATGAATATTTCATCGCCACGTCCACGTTCGAATGGTATCCGGGCGTCCAGATCCACCGGTCGAAGGACCTGGTGACCTGGGATCTGGCCTGCCGTCCGCTCAACCGCGCAAGCCAGCTCGACATGCGCGGCAATCCGGACAGCGGCGGCATCTGGGCTCCCTGTCTCAGCTATGCGGACGGGCGGTTCTGGCTGGTCTATACGGACGTCAAACGGCTGGATGGGAATTTCAAGGACGCCCATAATTACATCGTGACGGCGCCCTCGATCGAGGGGCCGTGGAGCGATCCGGTCCATGTCAGCTCCCACGGCTTCGATCCGTCGCTCTTTCACGACGACGACGGCAGCAAATGGTATCTGGTCCTGCAGTGGAACCACATTTCCAACTCGGTCGGCGGTCATCCGCGCCATCCCGCCTTCGACGGCATCCTGCTGCAGGAATGGTCGGAGAGTGACGGGCTGATCGGCAAGCCGAAGAAGATCTTCTCCGGCAGCCCGCACGGTTTGAGCGAAGGCCCGCACCTGCATAAGCGAGGCGGCTGGTACTACCTTACCGTTGCCGAAGGCGGGACGGGATACAATCATGCGGTCACGATGGCCCGATCCCGGTCGATCGACGGGCCTTACGAGCTTCACCCGCAAACCCACCTGATTACGGCCAAGGACAATCCGGACTGGGCCCTGCAAAGGGCGGGTCACGGCCAGATCGTCGAGACGCCGGACGGCCGGGTCTACCACACGCATTTGTGCTCGCGGCCGCTGCCGGGCCGGTTCTCGCCGCTCGGGCGCGAGACCGCGATCCAGAAATGCGTCTGGCGCGAGGATGACTGGCTCTATCTGGAAGATGGCGGAACGCTGCCGCAGATCGACGTGCCGGGTCTCGGAGCCGCAACTGCCCGCCCGCCGCAAAGGATCGAGCGGGACTTTACCGGCGCTTCGCTTCCGCAAGAGTTCCAATGGCTGCGCACGCCCCTCCCGGAACGGCTGTTCACGCTGACGGGATCGGCGCTTCGCCTCATCGGCCGCGAAAGCGTCGGAAGCTGGTACGAGCAGTCGCTGGTCGCCCGGCGCCAGGAACACCTGACCTACCGAGCCGACACCGTGCTCTCCGCCTTCGACCCGGAGACCTATCAGCAGGCGGCGGGACTGACGACCTATTACAACCGGCACAAATTCCACTTTCTGGCCGTCAGCTGGAGCGAGCAGACCGGCCGCTGCCTGACGCTGCTGTCCTGTCCGGGAGACTGGCCGGACGGCAAGCTCAGCTTTCCTGCGGAGCCGGTGGCGATCGCGGAAGGACCGGTCGAGCTGGCCGTCGACGTCGACGGGCTCCGGCAGCAGTTTTTCTGGCGCCAGCAGGGCGCTGGCTGGCAGACCTTCGGGCCGGAACTCGATGCCGGCGTGATTTCCGATGAAGGCGGGCGGGGCGAGCACGGGTCCTTCACCGGCGCCTTTGTCGGCATGCTCGCCTTCGATATTACCGGTCACGGCAAGACCGCGGATTTCAGCAGATTTTCATATGCACCGGAGGGATCGTGA
- the pcaC gene encoding 4-carboxymuconolactone decarboxylase produces the protein MSKRYEQGMTVRKAVLGEDYVARAEAAKTSLDEPFQTLITEGAWGTVWASDGISPRERSMLTLALLAALGNFEEIAMHVRATARTGASKQDVIEAFQHVAIYAGVPRANQALKIAKETYAEMERNSHQAAR, from the coding sequence GTGTCGAAACGATATGAACAGGGCATGACGGTCCGCAAGGCCGTGCTCGGCGAGGACTATGTCGCGCGGGCCGAAGCTGCCAAGACCTCGCTGGATGAGCCGTTTCAGACCCTGATCACCGAGGGCGCATGGGGAACCGTCTGGGCCTCCGACGGCATCAGCCCGCGCGAACGCTCCATGCTGACCCTCGCCCTTCTGGCCGCGCTCGGCAATTTCGAGGAAATCGCCATGCATGTGCGGGCCACCGCGCGCACCGGCGCCAGCAAACAGGACGTGATCGAAGCCTTTCAGCACGTTGCCATCTATGCCGGGGTGCCACGGGCCAACCAGGCGCTTAAGATCGCCAAGGAAACCTATGCAGAGATGGAACGAAACAGTCATCAGGCGGCCCGTTAA
- a CDS encoding sugar phosphate isomerase/epimerase family protein — MAGLIKGPAIFLAQFAGDEAPFNSLPAIAKWAAGLGYKGIQIPTFDSRLFDLDKAAESRAYCDEVKGICADAGVEITELSTHLQGQLVAVHPAYDLAFDGFAPAQVHGNPKARQEWAVDQMKKAAAASRNLGLNTSVSFTGSLAFPYLYPWPQRPAGLIDEAFSELAKRWKPILDVYEEHGVDVGYEIHPGEDVFDGATFEMFLEALGGHGRCRINYDPSHFLLQQMDYLAFIDIYHERICAFHVKDAEFNPDGRQGVYSGYQSWVNRAGRFRSLGDGQVDFSGIFSKLAQYGYDSWAVLEWECCLKSPEQGAAEGAPFIESHIIEVTDKAFDDFAGGKTDQEQIRKMLGL; from the coding sequence ATGGCTGGACTGATCAAGGGGCCCGCGATTTTCCTGGCCCAGTTTGCCGGAGACGAAGCTCCGTTCAACTCGCTGCCCGCGATCGCCAAATGGGCGGCCGGCCTCGGTTACAAGGGCATCCAGATACCCACCTTCGACAGCCGCCTGTTCGATCTCGACAAGGCGGCCGAGAGCCGGGCCTATTGCGATGAGGTGAAGGGCATCTGCGCGGACGCGGGCGTGGAGATCACCGAGCTGTCCACGCATCTTCAGGGCCAGCTCGTTGCCGTTCATCCCGCCTATGACCTCGCCTTCGACGGTTTTGCGCCGGCGCAGGTCCACGGCAACCCGAAGGCCCGGCAGGAATGGGCGGTCGACCAGATGAAGAAGGCGGCCGCGGCGAGCCGCAACCTTGGCCTCAACACCTCGGTCAGCTTCACCGGCTCGCTTGCCTTCCCCTATCTCTATCCCTGGCCGCAGCGCCCGGCCGGCCTGATCGACGAGGCCTTTTCGGAACTGGCGAAACGCTGGAAGCCGATCCTCGACGTCTATGAAGAGCACGGCGTCGATGTCGGCTACGAAATCCATCCCGGCGAGGATGTCTTCGACGGCGCGACCTTCGAGATGTTCCTTGAGGCTCTCGGCGGACACGGGCGCTGCCGGATCAACTACGATCCCTCGCATTTCCTGCTGCAGCAGATGGATTACCTGGCCTTCATCGACATCTATCACGAGCGCATCTGCGCCTTCCACGTGAAGGATGCGGAGTTCAATCCGGACGGCCGCCAGGGCGTCTATTCGGGTTACCAGAGCTGGGTCAACCGGGCCGGACGCTTCCGCTCGCTCGGCGACGGGCAGGTCGACTTTTCCGGCATCTTCTCGAAGCTGGCGCAATACGGTTATGACAGCTGGGCCGTGCTGGAATGGGAATGCTGCCTCAAATCGCCCGAACAGGGCGCCGCCGAAGGCGCACCGTTCATCGAGAGCCACATCATCGAAGTCACCGACAAGGCCTTCGACGATTTTGCCGGCGGCAAGACGGATCAGGAACAGATCCGCAAGATGCTGGGGCTCTGA
- a CDS encoding GlxA family transcriptional regulator, whose amino-acid sequence MPLSSKSPQKISVMLFGAFSNHCLANAIEPFRAANTIAGRQLYQWRIFSLDGGAVTSSSGLTIATDCWSDVRPAGDLLFVMPGYGFKDLAVPITNQALRAAGKRFSTLVGLDMGAWLLAAAGLLDGRKATIHWDEFTSFAETFPDVEAVEDRFVLEADLATCGGASTAMELTLELIKRQHSAMFALEVGALFMHGERPGLHDPYQRMSADTLVRSAAALMRRTIEDPLSIPELARRLNIDQRSLEDRFQCETAMTPLAVYKAIRLREARRLVELTRLSIAEIAERCGYRNTSAMTRAYRLEFGEPPRVHRKLCP is encoded by the coding sequence ATGCCTCTTTCGAGCAAGTCTCCGCAGAAAATTTCGGTGATGCTGTTCGGGGCCTTTTCCAACCATTGCCTTGCCAACGCGATCGAGCCGTTCCGGGCCGCCAATACGATTGCGGGGCGGCAGCTCTATCAGTGGCGGATCTTCAGTCTTGACGGCGGCGCGGTGACCTCTTCCAGCGGCCTGACGATCGCGACCGACTGCTGGTCCGATGTCAGACCGGCGGGCGATCTTCTGTTCGTGATGCCCGGCTACGGTTTCAAGGATCTTGCGGTTCCAATAACGAACCAGGCCCTGCGCGCGGCGGGCAAGCGCTTTTCGACACTTGTGGGCCTCGACATGGGTGCGTGGCTGCTGGCCGCCGCAGGTCTGCTGGACGGGCGCAAGGCAACCATCCACTGGGACGAGTTCACGTCCTTCGCCGAAACCTTTCCCGATGTAGAGGCGGTCGAGGACAGGTTCGTTCTGGAGGCGGATCTCGCCACCTGCGGCGGTGCCTCGACGGCGATGGAGCTCACGCTGGAACTCATCAAGCGACAGCACAGCGCGATGTTCGCGCTCGAAGTCGGAGCGCTCTTCATGCATGGCGAGAGGCCGGGACTGCATGACCCCTATCAGCGCATGAGTGCGGACACGCTGGTGCGCAGCGCGGCCGCCCTGATGCGCCGGACGATAGAAGATCCGCTGTCGATCCCGGAGCTCGCCCGCCGCCTCAACATCGACCAGCGCAGCCTCGAGGATCGCTTTCAGTGCGAAACGGCGATGACGCCGCTTGCGGTCTACAAGGCCATCCGCCTGCGCGAGGCCAGAAGGCTCGTCGAACTCACCCGGCTCAGCATCGCCGAAATCGCCGAACGCTGCGGCTACCGCAACACAAGCGCCATGACCCGTGCCTACCGCCTGGAATTCGGTGAGCCGCCCAGGGTGCACCGGAAACTCTGCCCGTAG
- a CDS encoding 3-keto-5-aminohexanoate cleavage protein, whose translation MTKPCIICVAITGSLPKKANNPAVPITIGEQVESTQEAFEAGAAIVHAHVRNDDETPSSDPEKFARLKEGLEKHCPGMIIQFSTGGRSGAGKARGGMLSLQPDMASLSVGSNNFPTRVYENPPDLVDWLASEMRSYHVKPEVEAFDLSHIHQAAAMNRDGRIPGKLYVQFVMGVKNAMPADRDVFDYYIRTVQRLAPDAEWCAAGIGQHQLTINEWCIASGGHTRTGLEDNVRLDRDTLAPSNAALVKRAVDLCDKYERPVASWQQAREILEIPVKAG comes from the coding sequence ATGACGAAACCCTGCATCATCTGTGTCGCGATCACCGGCTCGCTGCCGAAAAAAGCCAACAATCCGGCCGTGCCGATAACCATCGGCGAACAGGTGGAAAGCACCCAGGAAGCCTTTGAAGCCGGTGCCGCGATCGTCCACGCGCATGTGCGCAATGACGACGAGACGCCGTCCTCCGATCCGGAGAAATTCGCCCGGCTGAAGGAAGGCCTCGAGAAACATTGTCCCGGCATGATCATCCAGTTCTCCACCGGCGGACGGTCCGGCGCGGGCAAGGCGCGAGGAGGCATGCTTTCCCTGCAGCCGGACATGGCCTCGCTTTCCGTCGGCTCGAACAACTTCCCGACCCGGGTCTACGAGAACCCGCCGGACCTGGTCGACTGGCTGGCAAGCGAAATGCGCAGCTATCACGTGAAGCCCGAAGTCGAGGCCTTCGACCTCAGCCACATTCACCAGGCGGCAGCCATGAACCGGGACGGACGCATTCCCGGCAAGCTCTATGTTCAGTTCGTCATGGGCGTCAAGAACGCCATGCCGGCCGACCGGGATGTCTTCGATTATTACATCAGGACCGTGCAGCGGCTTGCGCCGGATGCCGAATGGTGCGCCGCCGGGATCGGCCAGCACCAGCTGACAATCAACGAATGGTGCATCGCCTCAGGCGGGCATACGCGCACGGGCCTTGAAGACAATGTCCGCCTGGACCGCGACACGCTCGCCCCGTCCAATGCGGCGCTCGTGAAACGGGCCGTCGATCTTTGCGACAAATACGAGCGCCCCGTCGCGTCCTGGCAGCAGGCGCGCGAGATACTGGAAATTCCGGTGAAGGCGGGTTGA
- the pcaG gene encoding protocatechuate 3,4-dioxygenase subunit alpha, which yields MRQQLNYLKETPSQTAGPYVHIGLAPGAAGFEIYRQELGWDIAGPNARGERIRVEGRVIDGMDSPIKDVLLEAWQANADGIYAHPEHQGEVEEGFRGWGRVITDFETGDWGFDTVKPGPVKTPDGKVAAPHISLWIVARGINVGLQTRLYFEDEHQANAADPVLNLIEWERRRQTLIARKETRDGQTVYRFDIKLQGQDETVFFDI from the coding sequence ATGCGCCAGCAACTGAACTACCTGAAAGAAACGCCGTCACAGACCGCCGGCCCATACGTCCATATCGGCCTGGCGCCGGGGGCGGCCGGGTTCGAGATCTACCGCCAGGAGCTCGGCTGGGACATTGCCGGCCCGAATGCCAGAGGCGAGCGCATCCGCGTCGAGGGCCGGGTGATCGACGGGATGGACTCGCCGATCAAGGACGTCCTGCTGGAGGCCTGGCAGGCGAATGCGGACGGGATCTATGCGCATCCGGAACATCAAGGCGAGGTGGAAGAGGGGTTTCGCGGCTGGGGCCGGGTCATCACCGATTTCGAGACCGGCGACTGGGGCTTCGACACGGTCAAACCCGGACCGGTGAAGACACCGGACGGCAAGGTGGCGGCCCCGCATATCAGCCTGTGGATCGTTGCCCGCGGCATCAATGTCGGCCTGCAGACGCGGCTCTATTTCGAAGACGAGCATCAAGCCAACGCCGCCGATCCGGTGCTCAACCTGATCGAGTGGGAACGGCGCCGCCAGACGCTGATCGCCCGCAAGGAGACACGCGACGGCCAGACGGTCTATCGCTTCGACATCAAGCTGCAAGGGCAGGACGAGACGGTCTTTTTCGATATCTAG
- the pobA gene encoding 4-hydroxybenzoate 3-monooxygenase: MRTQVVIVGGGPSGLLLGQLLYRRGIDTVVLERKTRDYVLSRIRAGILETGFVNLMREAGVAERMDRECFVHHGTSISYENEMFDIDFRKLIGENVIVYGQTEVTRDLYDAREATGGKTIFEVENVEICGADSDAPHVTFTTEGRTQRIDCDFVAGCDGFHGVSRKTIPDTVRKDYEKVYPFGWLGVLSETPPVHDELIYANSSRGFALCSMRNENLSRYYVQCHATDHADEWSDEAFWKELKLRLPEEIADKLVTGPSIEKSIAPLRSFVSEPMRWGRLFLCGDAAHIVPPTGAKGLNTAASDVHYLHEGLMQFYEDRDSHGIDRYSEKALARIWKAEHFSWATTNMLHRFPDQSEFDLKIQRAEIEALRYHETAQMWFAQNYVGLPY, from the coding sequence ATGCGCACACAGGTTGTCATCGTCGGCGGAGGACCGTCCGGCCTCCTGCTCGGGCAGCTTCTCTACCGCAGAGGCATCGACACCGTCGTTCTGGAGAGGAAGACGCGCGACTACGTGCTCAGCCGCATCCGTGCCGGCATTCTTGAAACCGGGTTTGTCAACCTGATGCGTGAGGCGGGCGTCGCCGAGCGCATGGACAGGGAATGCTTCGTCCATCACGGCACCTCCATCTCCTACGAGAACGAGATGTTCGACATCGACTTCCGCAAGTTGATCGGCGAAAACGTCATCGTCTATGGCCAGACCGAAGTCACCCGGGACCTCTACGACGCCCGGGAGGCGACCGGCGGCAAGACGATTTTCGAAGTCGAGAATGTCGAGATCTGCGGCGCGGACAGCGACGCGCCCCATGTGACGTTCACCACCGAGGGCAGAACGCAGCGGATCGACTGCGACTTCGTTGCCGGCTGCGACGGCTTTCACGGGGTCAGCCGCAAGACGATTCCGGACACGGTGCGCAAGGACTACGAAAAGGTGTACCCGTTCGGCTGGCTGGGCGTGCTTTCCGAAACCCCTCCCGTCCATGACGAACTGATTTATGCCAATTCCAGCAGGGGCTTTGCGCTGTGCTCCATGCGCAACGAGAACCTGTCGCGCTACTATGTTCAGTGCCATGCCACGGACCACGCCGACGAATGGAGCGACGAGGCGTTCTGGAAGGAACTGAAACTCCGCCTGCCGGAGGAAATTGCCGACAAGCTGGTGACCGGCCCGTCCATCGAGAAATCGATCGCGCCGCTGCGCTCCTTCGTCAGCGAACCGATGCGCTGGGGCCGGCTGTTCCTGTGCGGGGATGCCGCCCATATCGTCCCGCCGACCGGCGCCAAGGGCCTCAACACCGCCGCCTCCGACGTGCACTATCTTCATGAAGGCCTGATGCAGTTCTACGAAGACAGGGACAGCCACGGCATCGACCGCTATTCCGAAAAGGCGCTGGCCCGGATCTGGAAAGCCGAACACTTCAGCTGGGCGACGACCAACATGCTGCATCGTTTCCCGGACCAGTCGGAATTCGATCTGAAGATACAGCGGGCGGAGATCGAGGCCCTGCGTTACCACGAAACGGCGCAAATGTGGTTTGCGCAGAACTATGTGGGGCTGCCCTACTGA